A region of the Streptomyces sp. Mut1 genome:
TTGACGATGCCCCGGTTCGCCGACGAGCACGTTCGCGCCAATCACGCGCTCCTGGGGACCGTCCGTGAGATCGCCGCCGGTCACGCGGCGACCCCCGCACAGGTCGCGCTGGCCTGGCTGCACCAGCAGTCCGGCGTCCACGGCCTCACCGTCCTGCCCATCCCCGGCTCCCGCAGGTCCGCCCGGCTGAGGGAGAACGCCGCGGCGGCGGCCCTGACCCTGTCCGCGGCCGAACTCACCGCGCTCGAACCGCTGGCGGCGCGGGTGGCGGGTGCCCGTTACGCGGACATGAGCAGCACGGCGGCGGCCCGCGAGTGACCGACGGCCCCGGTCGGTGGCGTGCGGGGTTACGGCCCCCGGCCGGGGCCCCGCAGCGACGTCACGCGCTCCGGCCGGCCGGCGGGAGCGCCCCGAGGACCGCCGCGAGGCCTCCCGGGTCGTGACGTGCGATGTTGTGGCCGACGGGGATGTCGTGGACCTTCCAGCCCGCGCGGTGGCGCAGCCGTTCGGTCAGGTCCACGAACGGGCTGCCCGGCCAGGCCCCGCCGCTGATGAAGGTGCGGCCGACCGCGTGTGCGGGGTCGTTGCCCGGCCTGAACGACTGGAGGAAGCTGGCCAGTGGGTGGGGCCGCGCACGCGGGTCCGCCCCCTGGGGGACCGCGACCCAGCGGCCGTCTTCGCGGGCCCCGGCCATGAACAGGTGCCGGAACCGGTCGCTGGTCAGGGACCAGCACGAGTCGCCGTCCTCGGGGACGTAGGCGTCGATGAAGACGAGCTGGCCGATGCGGTCGCCGAGCCGGTCCGCGGCTCCGGCGATCACCATGCCGCCGTAGCTGTGCCCGCACAGCGCGAGGGGCGTGTCACCGCCGCGGTCGATGATCCCGGCCACCTGGTCGATGTGGGTGTCGAGGTTGGGCGGCCGGTCCACGTCGAGCGGGCCGTCCGGCTCCAGCCCCGCCAGGGTCACCGCCTCCACCTGGTGACCGTCGCGGCGCAGCTCGGCCGCCACCGCGTCGAACGCCCATCCACCCTGCCAGCCACCTGGCACTATCACGAACTTCACCGCCCCATCGTAGGCGAACCACCACCCCGCGCGTCCGCCCTGTGACGGCACGTCACGACCGGTCCCGGGGGCGGTGGATACGCGCCCTGCCGTCGCGGCGGGCCGCCCTGTGGCGGTGGTGACGGGGCGCCCGGTCATACTGATGCGCGATAGAACAGGGCGGGCCGCAGGCGGCGCATGACGTACGGGGTGGACGGGTGGGTGTGCCGGAGCGCGTTGGCGCTTATGCCGTGGAGCGGGAGCTGGGGGCCGGCGGTATGGGCACGGTCTATCTGGCCCGCTCGCGCGGCGGGCGTCCGGTGGCCGTGAAGGTGGCGCGGCCGGAGCTCGCGACCGATCCGCATTTCCGGGCGCGTTTCCGCGCGGAGGTCGTGGCCGCCCGCCGGGTGGGCGGTTTCCATACGGCTCCGGTGGTGGACGCCGATCCCGAGGCGGAGGCTCCCTGGCTGGCCACGGCCTACATCCCCGGACCCACGCTGTCCGCCCTCCTCGCCTCCGGGGGGCCGATGGACGAGGAGCGGCTGCGGCAGCTGGGGGCGGCGCTGGCCGAGGCGCTGGCGGCGATCCACGGCTGCGGTCTGGTGCACCGGGACCTCAAGCCCGGCAACATCATCATGGCCGCCGACGGCCCGAGGGTCCTGGACTTCGGCATCGCGCGGGCCATGGAGTCGACCCGCCTGACCTCCACCGGTATGGCCTTCGGGACCCCGGGGTTCCTGGCCCCCGAGCAGGCCATGGGCGAGGGGGTCACCGGGGCGGCCGACGTGTTCGCGCTCGGGGCCGTGCTGGTCGCCGCCGCCGGGGGCAGTGCCTTCGGCGGGGGTACGCCGATGGGGCTGATGTATCGCGCGGTGCACGAGTCGGCCGATCTGTCCGCGGTGCCGCCCGGCCTGCGGCCAGCGCTCCTCGCGTGCCTCGCCAAGGACCCCGCCGAGCGGCCCGGCCCGGAAGCGCTGCTGGACCTGTTCGCGCCGATTCCGGGCACGTACGCCCCGGCGGACGCCGTGCCGCCGCCCCCGGTGGATGCCGTGCCGCCGGCTCCGGTGGATGCGTTCCCCGTACAGCCGCCGATGGACGCGGTCCCCCCGTCCCTGCCGCCGACCGCTCTCGCGCCGCCGCCGTTCCCGCCGGCCTATCCCCCGGCCTATCCCGCGGCCGCCCCGGCGCCCGGACCGGTGGACGACGTCGTCTTCACGGCGACGGACGCCACCTCGGCGGTCCTGATCGATGCCGATGGTGTCGCTTTCGAGTCGGACGTGCGGTACTTCCAGTTCGGCTGGGACCGGATCAGCTCGGTGGAATACGGGGCGGCGCCCCAGAAGTACCTCTGGGTGACCGTCCGGCTCCACGACGGCACCTTCCACCAGCAGGCGGTCAGGGCCCGCAGGGCGTCCCTGCTCCGCACGTGGTTGCAGGACCTTCCGCTGATCATCGCCTGCTTCCGGTAGCCGGGCGCGGGAGGCCTGCCGCCGCTCACGCGGGGCTGTTCGTACGGCCCAGGCGCATGGCGGAGACGAGGAAGAAGACGCCGCCGAGGAACGCGTAGCCGGCCAGGTTCGTCAGCGAGGCGTCGCCCTTGCCGGCCTGGGCGATGAACGAGGTTCCGGCCAGGGTGGAGATGGCGCCGCCGGCGATCATCGGCCACTGTCCGCCCATACCGCGCCGCAGGACGCCGACGATCAGCTGGACGAGCCCCGCGGTGATGGCCCAGGCGCCCCAGACCCGCAGCACGGCGGGGATGCCGTGGCCGGCGGCGGCGGCCAGGCCCGCGGCGGTGAGGGTGCTCAGCGCGACGTTGGCGTAGAGCCCCCGCACCGGCCCCCGGCCGGCCTTGGCGGACCTGATGTCCACGACCGCGCACCCGACGTCGAACAGGGGGTAGGCCACCAGCAGCGTGGTGCTCAGGGCGCCCAGACCGAAACGAGGGAGAACGTTCGGTCTCTCCTCCCTTTCCATCTAAGGGAGCCCGCATTCCCCTGTCAAGACCGAACGTTCTCCCTCATCGGGCTGTTACGGTGTCCCCATGAGCGCGCGCACACAGGCCGGGAGCACGTCGGAGGCTCGGTCCCGGCTGCTCGACACAGCGACCAGGATTTTCTACGCGGAGGGGATCCACTCCGTCGGCGTCGACCGGATCATCGCGGAGGCCCAGGTCACCCGCGCGACCCTGTACCGGCATTTCAAGGGGAAGGAGGAGCTGATCCTCTGCTACCTCCAGCAGGCCGACCAGGGCATCCGGGGGCAGGTCGCCGCCATCCGGGCCCAGGGGCTCGCACCGGCCGACACGGTCCGGGCCGTCGGCCGGTCCATCGTGGAGGGCATCCGGTCCTCCGGATTCCGCGGGTGCGCCTTCCTCAACGCGGCTGCCGAGTACCCCGACCCGGAACACCCCGTCCACCGGGCGGTCCTGGCCCACCGGCAGTGGTTCCTGGAAACGGTCACGGAACTGATGGCCGAGGCCGGCCGCACACCGGCCGACGCGGCGGGCCGCCACTTCGTCATGCTCCGGGACGGCGCGATGGCGGCCGGCTGCCTCTCCGATCCGGCGCTGGTCTCCGAGACGTTCCTGCACGGCGTCGACGGCATCCTGGACGCCGGCCCGGGGCCGGCCCCGGGCTGACGGCCGGGGCGCGCGACGCGGTCAGCCGAGGATGAGCGGAAGCCTCGCCGCGCGTGCGCCCAGTTCCGCCGTCTGCGCGGCGGTCGGCGTACGCCGCCCCGTGCCGATCCGCAGCGCGTCGGCGTCCGGGAACGACGCGGGGAACGCGGCACCGGCGAGATCCTCCAGCGCGGTGCGCGCCACCGCCAGCGTCTCGGCGGGCGGCGCGGGGGCCGCCGGCAGATGCGCGACGAGATCGAGGTGGTGCAGGGTCCACTCAAGGACGTACGCCGACAGGTAGTCGCCGACGGTGAGCACCTTGTCCTGGGTGGAGACCCGGGCGGCGGGGTCCGCGAGTACGGCGGCCCGGCCCGCGGCCGAACCGACGTCGTCCAGGTGGAACTTGAGCCACCGCGGCTCGCCGTACGCCGCGGCGAGCCGGGGGATCAGCGCGTCGAGCGGGTCGTCACCGGCCGGGGGTTCGGCGAGGAGGTCCCAGTAGCCGGCCGCGTCGGCCGTGGGTTCCGCTTCGGCCGGGGTGACCAGGGTGATCAGGACGTCCTGGGCGTCGATGACCAGATGGCACACCAGATCCCGTACGAGCCAGCCCGCACAGCCCGAGGGCTGCGCGAAGTCCTCGTCCGGGAGACCGGCGACGGCGGCGAGCAGCGCCGCCCAGGAGCGTGAGAAGGGATGCACGTCCTCACGGTAGGGGACGTGCCGCGCGAGCGGGGCGGGGGTCACGCGTGATGGCGTGGTTCCGGCTGCCTGGTGCCCGGACGCGGCGGAGGTACTGGCGCGGGTGGGCAGCGCGTAGTCGAGCACGTCCGGGTCGTTGGTGTCGGTGTCAGCGGTGCAGGTAGTACGTGAGCGCCGTGTCCAGGTCACGGTGCCACTGCTCGACGCGGGAGGCCCGGCGGGCGTTGATCTCGCCCTCGAAGGTGGAGCCGTCGTGCAGCGTGAGCGTGACGTGCATCCGGGACTTGCGGACGGTGCGATGGCGGACGTCGGCGATCTCCGGCCAGGACCATTCGACCTCCGTACCCCCGCGGTCCAGGTCCTCGTCGGTCTCGATCTCGTCCAGCGGCAGCCCGTGGAGCGTCAGCAGTACCCCACCCGCGTCGACCACGACGTGGGAATCGGAGTCCGCCGCGATGAACGCCTCGTCGTCGGCGGCGGCGGGCTCCCCGCCGGGGCCCCGGCCGGGTGCGGCGTCGGCGACCGTGGGCACGTACGAGGGCATGGGCGGCTGCGGAGGCTCCAGGCGGTACGACGTCGCCGCTTCCGTCAGTTCATCGAACCGGTCGAGGAGCCGGGCCGGGTCCGGCCGGCTGCCGGGGTTCTTGTCCAGACAGTCCGCCACCAGTCCCCGCAGCCGGGGCGGGACGGCGGTCAGGTCGGGTGCCTCGTGCACCGCGCGGTACATCAGGCCCATCGGCGTACCCCCGCCGAACGCGCTGCCGCCCGCCGCCGCCACCAGGACCGCACCCAGCGCGAACACGTCGGCGGCTGCCGTGACGTCGGCGGCTCCCGTCGCCTGCTCGGGTGCGAGGAATCCGGGTGTTCCGAAGGCGTGGCCGGTGGCCGTCAGGCGCGTGGACTCCACGGCCCGTGCGATCCCGAAATCCAGCACGCGGGGCCCGTCCGCGGCCATGATGATGTTGCCGGGCTTCAGATCGCGGTGGACCAGGCCGCAGCCGTGGATCGCCACCAGGGCCTCCGCGAGCGCCGCGCCGAGCCCCTTCAACTCCTGTGTGTCCATGGGGCCCTGGGAGTGGATGCGTTCGGCGAGTGTCGGTCCCGGCACATACGCGGTCGCCAGCCAGGGAGGGGTCGCGTCCGGGTCCGCGTCCACGACCTGGGCGGTGTGGAAGCCGCCGACGGCCCGCGCCGCGGTCACCTCCGCACGGAACCGGGCGCGGAAGTGGGCGTCGCCGGCGAGCTCGGCCCGCGCGACCTTGACCGCCACGGCGCGTCCGCCGCGCGACCGGGCCAGATACACCGTCCCCATGCCGCCCTCGCCGAGCCGGCGCTCGATCACGTAGGGGCCTATACGCGCCCCGTGTACCGTCTGCCCGTCGGCTCCTCGCCGCCCCGTCGCGCTCACTCGATCCCCCGGGCCTCTTCGGTCGACCATCCTGCCGGAGGGATCATCTCACTCACGGATTCACGGTCCGGCTGTCACGCGCACGGGCGTGGTTCGGACCCCGTCGCGCCCCACGGGTGGCGGGGGTCCGTGCGGGCGTGGATATGGCCGCCCCACACCCTGGCCCCTGTACGGCTCAGGCGCGTTCATGGTGCTGCGCGGCCGGGCCAGGCCAGGTCGTCCACCGCGAGGAACGGTTCGCGGGCCACGGTCGCGGGGGTGGAACCGGTGAACGCCATGACGTCGCGGTGCAGGTGGGACTGGTCGGCGTAGCCGGTGTCGGCGGCCACCCGGGCCGCGGCCTCGCCCGCGACCAGGCGGTGGGCGGCGTGGTCGAAGCGGACCAGTTTCGCGGCGCGCTTGGGCGGCAGGCCCAGCTGCGAGCGGAAGCGGGACCACAGGCGCTTGCGGCTCCATCCGACCTCGGCGGCGAGATCCTCGACCCGGACCAGGCCGTGGCCGGTGAGGGTGCGGTGCCAGGCTCGGGCGACTTCCGGGTCCACCGCCGGCCCCGCCGCGAAGCGGCGGGTCAGCAGCGCGTCCGCCAGCGCGAAGCGGGCCTGCCAGCCGGGGAGTTCACCGAGCCGCTCGCATATCCGCGACGCCTCGCGGCCCCACAGGTCGCCGAGCGGTACGACGGCGCCGTCGAGTTCGGCGGGCGAGACGCCGAGCACGGCGCGGGCGATGACCGGCGAGAGGCGCACCTGTACGCACTCGACGTTCTCTCCGCGCACCCGGACCGCGCCCCCGGAACCGAGCCCGGGGCCCG
Encoded here:
- a CDS encoding serine/threonine-protein kinase; this translates as MPERVGAYAVERELGAGGMGTVYLARSRGGRPVAVKVARPELATDPHFRARFRAEVVAARRVGGFHTAPVVDADPEAEAPWLATAYIPGPTLSALLASGGPMDEERLRQLGAALAEALAAIHGCGLVHRDLKPGNIIMAADGPRVLDFGIARAMESTRLTSTGMAFGTPGFLAPEQAMGEGVTGAADVFALGAVLVAAAGGSAFGGGTPMGLMYRAVHESADLSAVPPGLRPALLACLAKDPAERPGPEALLDLFAPIPGTYAPADAVPPPPVDAVPPAPVDAFPVQPPMDAVPPSLPPTALAPPPFPPAYPPAYPAAAPAPGPVDDVVFTATDATSAVLIDADGVAFESDVRYFQFGWDRISSVEYGAAPQKYLWVTVRLHDGTFHQQAVRARRASLLRTWLQDLPLIIACFR
- a CDS encoding AraC family transcriptional regulator; this translates as MHTFTHGTAEWDVACPRRPSRVAGVTMAGFRVHDLDTLRMVPHPNVTLLLEFGAGSPVLDSAPGEQRRGSLVAGPGLGSGGAVRVRGENVECVQVRLSPVIARAVLGVSPAELDGAVVPLGDLWGREASRICERLGELPGWQARFALADALLTRRFAAGPAVDPEVARAWHRTLTGHGLVRVEDLAAEVGWSRKRLWSRFRSQLGLPPKRAAKLVRFDHAAHRLVAGEAAARVAADTGYADQSHLHRDVMAFTGSTPATVAREPFLAVDDLAWPGRAAP
- a CDS encoding serine/threonine-protein kinase, whose protein sequence is MIERRLGEGGMGTVYLARSRGGRAVAVKVARAELAGDAHFRARFRAEVTAARAVGGFHTAQVVDADPDATPPWLATAYVPGPTLAERIHSQGPMDTQELKGLGAALAEALVAIHGCGLVHRDLKPGNIIMAADGPRVLDFGIARAVESTRLTATGHAFGTPGFLAPEQATGAADVTAAADVFALGAVLVAAAGGSAFGGGTPMGLMYRAVHEAPDLTAVPPRLRGLVADCLDKNPGSRPDPARLLDRFDELTEAATSYRLEPPQPPMPSYVPTVADAAPGRGPGGEPAAADDEAFIAADSDSHVVVDAGGVLLTLHGLPLDEIETDEDLDRGGTEVEWSWPEIADVRHRTVRKSRMHVTLTLHDGSTFEGEINARRASRVEQWHRDLDTALTYYLHR
- a CDS encoding maleylpyruvate isomerase N-terminal domain-containing protein, translated to MHPFSRSWAALLAAVAGLPDEDFAQPSGCAGWLVRDLVCHLVIDAQDVLITLVTPAEAEPTADAAGYWDLLAEPPAGDDPLDALIPRLAAAYGEPRWLKFHLDDVGSAAGRAAVLADPAARVSTQDKVLTVGDYLSAYVLEWTLHHLDLVAHLPAAPAPPAETLAVARTALEDLAGAAFPASFPDADALRIGTGRRTPTAAQTAELGARAARLPLILG
- a CDS encoding TetR/AcrR family transcriptional regulator, whose protein sequence is MSARTQAGSTSEARSRLLDTATRIFYAEGIHSVGVDRIIAEAQVTRATLYRHFKGKEELILCYLQQADQGIRGQVAAIRAQGLAPADTVRAVGRSIVEGIRSSGFRGCAFLNAAAEYPDPEHPVHRAVLAHRQWFLETVTELMAEAGRTPADAAGRHFVMLRDGAMAAGCLSDPALVSETFLHGVDGILDAGPGPAPG
- a CDS encoding alpha/beta fold hydrolase, with protein sequence MKFVIVPGGWQGGWAFDAVAAELRRDGHQVEAVTLAGLEPDGPLDVDRPPNLDTHIDQVAGIIDRGGDTPLALCGHSYGGMVIAGAADRLGDRIGQLVFIDAYVPEDGDSCWSLTSDRFRHLFMAGAREDGRWVAVPQGADPRARPHPLASFLQSFRPGNDPAHAVGRTFISGGAWPGSPFVDLTERLRHRAGWKVHDIPVGHNIARHDPGGLAAVLGALPPAGRSA